A region from the Lysobacter antibioticus genome encodes:
- a CDS encoding response regulator transcription factor, with amino-acid sequence MSTQQPPAKVLIADDHPVIVAALSEMLGSALDMDSIRIDSVSDGDRLLQALDDNLFDYLVMDLHMPGRLQSVSLLRAVLEKQPRLQVVIYTGTELPSLALTTLESGACAFVSKSSHPSTIIEAVLAVMRGNTYTDPAIDIASAKTHPWRQLSSAEQTVVLALARGENLQAIALDSNRSYKTVTTHKYNALRKLGLKSNDELFRYLEKHGLGHLLQ; translated from the coding sequence GTGAGTACCCAGCAGCCCCCGGCCAAGGTACTCATCGCAGACGATCACCCGGTCATCGTCGCCGCGCTTTCCGAAATGCTCGGCAGCGCTTTGGATATGGACAGCATCCGCATCGACTCGGTTTCGGATGGCGATCGTCTACTGCAGGCGCTCGATGACAACCTCTTCGATTATCTGGTCATGGACTTGCACATGCCCGGAAGACTCCAGAGCGTATCGCTGCTGCGCGCCGTATTGGAGAAACAGCCTCGCCTCCAAGTGGTCATCTACACAGGCACGGAACTTCCTTCGCTTGCGTTGACCACGCTGGAAAGCGGAGCTTGCGCCTTCGTCTCGAAATCGAGCCACCCGAGCACGATAATCGAGGCGGTCCTTGCGGTTATGCGCGGCAACACCTACACCGACCCTGCGATCGATATCGCCTCGGCGAAGACTCACCCATGGCGTCAACTCAGTTCAGCGGAGCAAACGGTCGTCCTGGCCTTGGCTCGCGGCGAGAATCTTCAGGCGATCGCGTTGGACAGCAACCGTAGCTACAAGACCGTCACGACCCATAAGTACAACGCCTTGCGAAAACTGGGCCTGAAGTCGAATGACGAGCTGTTTCGCTATCTCGAGAAGCATGGGCTAGGCCACCTGCTTCAGTGA
- a CDS encoding SgcJ/EcaC family oxidoreductase, translating into MNTVLTTSLVVAAMALLPASMPAGARAPKGAACAQVTELQVAALFNRWNDSLRTGDPDKVLANYAEDGVLLATLSNEPRTSRAAMRDYFVKFLKSEPQGTIDKRVIKIGCNVAQDLGTYAFKFADGRTVHARYTYVYEWRNGKWLIAHHHSSAMPEPVGGAGGTKPRR; encoded by the coding sequence ATGAATACCGTTCTAACTACTTCTCTGGTCGTCGCTGCGATGGCGCTCTTGCCGGCTTCGATGCCGGCTGGAGCGCGCGCACCCAAGGGGGCGGCTTGTGCCCAGGTCACCGAGCTTCAGGTGGCGGCGTTGTTCAACCGCTGGAACGATTCGCTACGCACGGGCGATCCGGACAAAGTCCTTGCCAACTACGCCGAGGACGGCGTGCTGCTGGCGACACTGTCGAACGAGCCGCGTACCAGCCGCGCCGCCATGCGCGACTATTTCGTCAAGTTCCTGAAGTCCGAGCCGCAGGGAACGATCGACAAACGGGTCATCAAGATCGGCTGCAACGTGGCCCAGGACCTGGGCACTTACGCGTTCAAGTTCGCCGACGGAAGGACCGTGCATGCCCGCTATACCTATGTGTACGAGTGGCGCAACGGCAAGTGGCTGATCGCGCACCATCATTCCTCGGCCATGCCGGAGCCGGTGGGTGGCGCGGGCGGGACTAAACCGCGTCGATGA
- a CDS encoding transposase, producing the protein MNEESSVERGITILSDLEWRRINEALPSNLAARARNQKAKYRGFVEAVLWVACNKAFWSEIPEMYGAWRPIYVRYMRWCKAGVWKIVEKSIGHEKAVVAHALGSLLGQQQYSQQKRSLRSARGVPERIGFEQ; encoded by the coding sequence ATGAACGAAGAATCATCGGTGGAACGTGGCATCACCATACTGAGCGACTTGGAGTGGCGCCGGATCAATGAGGCGCTTCCGTCGAACCTGGCCGCCAGGGCAAGAAATCAGAAGGCCAAATATCGCGGCTTCGTCGAGGCGGTGCTGTGGGTGGCCTGCAACAAGGCCTTCTGGTCCGAGATTCCGGAGATGTACGGCGCTTGGCGGCCCATCTACGTGCGCTACATGCGCTGGTGCAAAGCCGGGGTGTGGAAGATAGTGGAAAAATCGATCGGCCATGAAAAGGCGGTGGTGGCTCATGCACTAGGCTCGCTGCTGGGGCAGCAGCAGTATTCCCAGCAAAAGCGAAGTCTGCGCAGCGCTCGCGGCGTTCCCGAAAGGATCGGTTTCGAGCAGTAG
- a CDS encoding superoxide dismutase family protein has product MSSIKAAERRYASIGMALAVGLAISACSNVGRPSRSGVGDDEEMLARVSLRPASGSSVKGRLSVLPKGQAMAVIGTVTGLTASGVHAIHIHEKGDCSADDASSAGDHFNPYGHQHGSAKNGEHHVGDMENIVANDKGEAIVRALVHGASVGGGGVNDINGRALVIHAMPDDYASQPSGKAGKRIACGVLEMAQVGARNPASR; this is encoded by the coding sequence ATGAGCAGCATCAAGGCGGCAGAGCGTAGATATGCGAGCATCGGCATGGCCCTTGCAGTAGGCCTGGCGATCTCTGCGTGCAGCAATGTCGGGAGACCATCGCGGTCGGGCGTTGGAGATGACGAGGAGATGCTCGCTAGGGTATCGCTGCGGCCCGCCTCGGGCAGTAGCGTCAAGGGGCGCCTTTCCGTTCTTCCTAAGGGACAGGCGATGGCCGTGATCGGAACCGTCACCGGTTTGACTGCCAGCGGCGTGCATGCGATCCACATCCATGAGAAAGGCGACTGCAGTGCGGACGACGCCAGCAGCGCCGGGGATCACTTCAACCCGTACGGCCATCAGCATGGCAGCGCGAAGAATGGCGAGCACCATGTGGGCGACATGGAGAATATCGTCGCTAACGACAAGGGAGAGGCCATCGTCAGGGCGCTCGTACATGGGGCCAGTGTCGGTGGCGGTGGCGTGAACGACATCAACGGGCGAGCTTTGGTTATTCACGCGATGCCGGACGACTACGCCAGCCAGCCCAGCGGCAAAGCCGGCAAGCGGATAGCTTGCGGAGTGCTGGAGATGGCGCAGGTCGGAGCCAGGAATCCGGCATCGCGATAA
- a CDS encoding S-(hydroxymethyl)glutathione dehydrogenase/class III alcohol dehydrogenase, whose product MKSRAAVAFAAGQPLQIVEIDVEPPRAGEVLVRITATGVCHTDAFTLSGDDPEGLFPAVLGHEGGGVVVEVGEGVTSVKPGDHVIPLYTAECRKCKFCLSGKTNLCQAVRATQGKGLMPDGSSRFSYNGQPIHHYMGCSTFSEYTVVAEVSLAVVNPQAPLEKVCLLGCGVTTGIGAVHNTAKVQPGDTVAVFGLGGIGLAVIQGAVQAKAGRIIGVDTNPGKFELARRMGATDCVNPKDSDRPIQDVLVEMTDGGVDFSFECIGNVNVMRSALECCHKGWGESVIIGVAGAGQEISTRPFQLVTGRVWRGSAFGGVKGRTQLPGMVEQAMKGEIDLDPFITHTLPLERINEAFDLMHEGKSIRTVIHY is encoded by the coding sequence ATGAAAAGCCGCGCCGCCGTCGCCTTCGCCGCCGGACAACCCCTGCAGATCGTAGAGATCGACGTCGAGCCGCCGCGCGCCGGCGAAGTGTTGGTGCGCATCACCGCCACCGGCGTCTGCCACACCGACGCCTTCACCCTCAGCGGCGACGATCCGGAAGGCCTGTTCCCGGCCGTGCTCGGCCATGAAGGCGGCGGCGTGGTGGTCGAAGTGGGCGAGGGCGTGACCAGCGTCAAGCCCGGCGATCATGTGATCCCGCTGTACACGGCCGAATGCCGCAAGTGCAAGTTCTGCCTGTCGGGCAAGACCAATCTTTGCCAGGCGGTGCGCGCGACCCAGGGCAAAGGGCTGATGCCGGACGGCAGCAGCCGCTTCAGCTACAACGGCCAGCCGATCCACCACTACATGGGCTGCAGCACCTTCAGCGAATACACGGTGGTCGCCGAAGTCTCGCTCGCGGTGGTCAACCCGCAGGCGCCGCTGGAGAAGGTCTGCCTGCTCGGCTGCGGCGTCACCACCGGCATCGGCGCGGTGCACAACACCGCCAAGGTCCAGCCCGGCGACACGGTCGCGGTGTTCGGCCTCGGCGGCATCGGCCTGGCGGTGATCCAGGGCGCGGTGCAGGCCAAGGCCGGGCGCATCATCGGTGTCGACACCAACCCGGGCAAGTTCGAGTTGGCCAGGCGGATGGGCGCGACCGACTGCGTCAACCCGAAGGATTCCGATCGTCCGATCCAGGATGTGTTGGTGGAGATGACCGATGGCGGCGTCGATTTCAGCTTCGAGTGCATCGGCAACGTCAACGTCATGCGTTCGGCGCTGGAGTGCTGCCACAAAGGGTGGGGCGAGTCGGTCATCATCGGTGTCGCCGGCGCCGGCCAGGAGATCAGCACGCGTCCGTTCCAACTGGTCACCGGCCGGGTCTGGCGCGGCTCGGCCTTCGGTGGGGTCAAGGGCCGCACCCAGTTGCCGGGCATGGTCGAGCAGGCGATGAAAGGCGAGATCGACCTCGACCCCTTCATCACCCATACCTTGCCGCTGGAACGAATCAACGAAGCCT
- a CDS encoding OmpA family protein has product MAAQIKQHRGGEVVISANGDGESLAFDRASAVKAELVKQLPADVLQALKVSVRGNADDPGSLIVGLGEGGALLGTVLFDTNKETIKPEFEPLLDKVAVALERMHGGVIAIVGHTDVRASYQYNTALGMRRAKAVYDALAQRLSPEVRAKVRVESSNDPTAPVDVKRN; this is encoded by the coding sequence ATGGCCGCGCAGATCAAGCAACACCGCGGCGGCGAAGTGGTGATCAGCGCCAACGGCGATGGCGAGTCGCTGGCGTTCGATCGGGCTTCGGCGGTCAAGGCCGAGTTGGTCAAGCAATTGCCGGCCGACGTGCTGCAGGCGCTGAAGGTCAGCGTGCGCGGCAACGCCGACGACCCGGGTTCGCTGATCGTCGGTCTGGGCGAAGGCGGTGCACTGCTGGGCACGGTGTTGTTCGACACCAACAAGGAGACCATCAAGCCGGAGTTCGAGCCGCTGCTGGATAAGGTCGCGGTTGCGCTGGAGCGCATGCACGGCGGCGTCATCGCGATCGTCGGCCACACCGACGTGCGCGCTTCGTACCAATACAACACTGCGCTCGGTATGCGACGCGCCAAGGCCGTCTACGACGCGTTGGCCCAGCGACTGAGCCCCGAAGTGCGCGCCAAGGTGCGAGTCGAGTCGAGCAACGATCCGACCGCCCCTGTCGACGTGAAGCGGAATTGA
- a CDS encoding catalase — protein sequence MHKRSSIFLIVAAQFFIGQALAQAALTQDNGAPVGDNQNSQTAGPDGPVLLQDVHLIQKLQRFDRERIPERVVHARGTGAHGRFEVTGDVSKYTKAKVLQPGAVTPVFVRFSTVIHGNHSPETLRDPRGFATKFYTKEGNWDLVGNNLPVFFIRDAIKFPDMVHSLKPSPDTNLQDPNRFFDFFSHVPEATHMLTRAYSDYGTPRSYREMDGSSVHAYKLVNERGEYVYAKLRWDSRQGEHNLTAKQAEQVQGRDFNHATNDLISSIKRGEHPRWDLYMQVLTPDQLDDFDFDPLDPTKVWSGVPEVKVGTMVLDRNPANIFQETEQSAFAPSNLVPGIEPSEDRLLQGRLFAYADTQLHRVGTNVAQLPINAPKLQINSNNQDGESNAGTRTGSVNYEPSRLAPKPQDSKNKYSELPLSGTTQQKRIGKTLNFRQAGEFYRSLSATDKGNLVANLAGDLGRVSDDVARYTMLSYFYKADADYGQALAKAMKADAGRVKSLADALSE from the coding sequence ATGCACAAGCGAAGTTCGATTTTCCTAATTGTCGCCGCCCAATTTTTCATCGGACAGGCGCTCGCCCAGGCCGCTCTGACTCAGGACAACGGCGCTCCGGTCGGCGACAACCAGAACTCGCAGACGGCTGGGCCGGACGGGCCGGTTCTGCTTCAAGACGTGCACCTGATCCAGAAGCTGCAACGATTCGATCGCGAGCGCATTCCGGAGCGTGTCGTCCATGCGAGGGGAACGGGCGCTCATGGACGGTTCGAGGTCACCGGCGACGTCAGCAAGTACACCAAGGCCAAGGTGTTGCAGCCGGGCGCGGTTACTCCAGTGTTCGTCCGCTTCTCGACCGTGATCCACGGCAATCACTCGCCGGAAACGCTGCGCGACCCGCGCGGGTTCGCGACGAAGTTCTACACCAAGGAAGGCAATTGGGACCTGGTCGGAAACAATCTTCCGGTGTTCTTCATCCGCGACGCGATCAAGTTTCCGGACATGGTGCATTCGCTGAAGCCGAGCCCGGACACCAACCTGCAGGATCCGAACCGGTTCTTCGATTTCTTCTCGCATGTGCCCGAGGCCACGCATATGCTGACCCGGGCCTATTCCGACTATGGAACCCCGCGCAGCTATCGCGAGATGGACGGCAGCAGCGTCCACGCCTACAAGCTGGTCAACGAGCGCGGCGAGTACGTCTATGCCAAGTTGCGCTGGGATAGCCGTCAAGGCGAGCACAATCTGACGGCGAAGCAGGCGGAGCAGGTTCAGGGCCGGGACTTCAATCACGCCACCAACGATCTGATCTCGTCGATCAAGCGCGGCGAGCATCCGCGATGGGACCTGTATATGCAGGTTCTCACGCCCGACCAGCTGGACGATTTCGACTTCGATCCGCTCGACCCGACCAAAGTCTGGTCCGGCGTCCCCGAGGTCAAGGTCGGAACGATGGTGCTGGACCGGAACCCGGCGAACATCTTCCAGGAGACCGAGCAGTCGGCCTTCGCGCCCTCCAACCTGGTTCCCGGCATCGAGCCGTCCGAAGATCGATTGCTCCAGGGGCGCTTGTTCGCCTATGCCGATACTCAGTTGCATCGCGTCGGGACCAACGTGGCTCAGCTGCCGATCAATGCCCCCAAACTGCAGATCAACAGCAACAACCAAGACGGCGAATCGAATGCCGGAACGCGCACCGGAAGCGTGAACTACGAGCCCTCGCGTCTCGCGCCGAAACCGCAGGACAGCAAGAACAAATACAGCGAGCTGCCTCTGTCCGGGACCACTCAGCAAAAGCGGATCGGCAAGACGCTCAATTTTCGCCAGGCAGGAGAGTTTTATCGGTCGCTCTCCGCGACGGATAAGGGCAACTTGGTCGCGAATCTGGCTGGGGATCTCGGGCGCGTAAGCGACGACGTCGCGCGCTACACGATGCTCTCCTATTTTTACAAGGCCGACGCCGACTACGGCCAAGCGCTCGCCAAGGCGATGAAGGCCGACGCCGGCCGCGTGAAGTCCCTCGCCGATGCCCTGAGTGAATAA
- the frmR gene encoding formaldehyde-responsive transcriptional repressor FrmR: MPHSPAEKKRVLARVRRIKGQTEALERALEQGSECAAVLQQIAAIRGAINGLMSEVLESHIREELGQAVSSQKNRSASIDEVAALVRSYLK; encoded by the coding sequence ATGCCGCATTCGCCCGCCGAGAAAAAACGCGTCCTCGCCCGGGTGCGCCGCATCAAGGGCCAGACCGAGGCGCTGGAACGCGCGCTCGAGCAGGGCAGCGAGTGCGCGGCGGTGCTGCAGCAGATCGCGGCGATCCGCGGCGCGATCAACGGGCTGATGTCGGAAGTGCTGGAAAGCCATATCCGCGAGGAACTCGGCCAGGCCGTGTCGTCGCAGAAGAACCGCAGCGCCAGCATCGACGAAGTCGCCGCGTTGGTGCGCTCGTACCTGAAGTAG
- a CDS encoding ankyrin repeat domain-containing protein, with product MMLLLALPALAFAAESADTVRKSRQELTEYLFEAARVGDADLIRTLAKSGVDLDARNEKGFTPLILATYHGRDAAVQALLQAGASPNVADGERGNTALMGALFRGVDDAVRRLLDDPRTQVNQRNSAGQTAAMYAALFSRDQWLDALAKRGADFSLQDDSGADAEQLARRQGRNELAERLSGLVKEGRSVEESAQR from the coding sequence ATGATGCTCCTGCTGGCTCTGCCGGCGCTCGCATTCGCAGCGGAGTCTGCCGACACGGTAAGGAAGTCCAGGCAGGAACTCACGGAGTATCTGTTCGAAGCGGCGCGAGTCGGAGACGCCGATCTGATTCGTACCCTCGCGAAGAGCGGTGTGGATCTCGATGCTCGGAACGAAAAGGGGTTTACGCCCCTGATCCTGGCGACCTACCACGGGCGAGATGCCGCGGTTCAAGCGCTGTTGCAAGCGGGAGCCTCCCCCAATGTGGCCGATGGCGAGCGTGGTAATACGGCGTTGATGGGCGCTCTGTTCAGAGGCGTGGACGACGCGGTTCGCCGGTTGTTGGACGATCCCCGTACGCAGGTCAATCAACGCAATAGCGCCGGTCAGACCGCGGCTATGTATGCCGCCCTGTTCTCGCGCGACCAATGGCTGGACGCCTTGGCTAAGCGAGGTGCGGATTTTAGTTTGCAGGACGACTCCGGCGCCGATGCCGAGCAATTGGCTCGTCGGCAAGGCCGGAACGAGCTTGCCGAACGTTTATCCGGCTTGGTCAAGGAGGGGCGGTCCGTAGAGGAGTCCGCGCAGCGATGA
- a CDS encoding LysR family transcriptional regulator, with product MTAFVAVVGASSFTRAAQSLGVSKSVVSRRISGIESRIGMRLIDRSSARVGPTEAGSAYYLKCLSILEAIEEANHQIASWNSGLRGTIVVCVSSSLCVPAVTRSIAEFARAYSDIKLKVDIEERDSSVREARFDIAIRNDQSVDSSMAARVIGHSTHTLCASPAYLEMNGTPTSADMLKDHEGLMHARGHVGTYWLLRDGAQLRSFRIPERMRSECVFHLIEAAKADLGIVQLPDYLVADALRNGELVALLPQCSPPPDPISLVYPVSRKASQKVRLLVEYLAERMQGALSQDTRAHVSAEAADGCDAPTKPERQGLSPKR from the coding sequence ATGACCGCATTCGTGGCCGTCGTCGGCGCGAGCAGCTTCACCCGGGCGGCGCAATCGCTGGGCGTGTCGAAATCCGTGGTCAGCCGGCGCATAAGCGGTATCGAGAGCCGGATCGGGATGCGCCTGATAGATCGCAGCAGCGCCCGCGTCGGTCCGACCGAGGCCGGGTCGGCTTACTATCTCAAGTGCCTGAGTATTCTGGAAGCGATAGAAGAGGCCAATCACCAGATTGCAAGCTGGAACAGCGGTTTGCGCGGGACGATCGTAGTCTGCGTCTCTTCTTCGCTATGCGTGCCTGCGGTGACCCGGTCGATTGCGGAGTTCGCGCGCGCCTACAGCGATATCAAGCTGAAGGTCGATATCGAAGAGCGAGACTCTTCGGTCCGGGAGGCTCGATTCGATATCGCCATTCGAAACGACCAGTCGGTGGACTCGAGCATGGCGGCGCGCGTGATCGGGCATAGCACCCACACCTTGTGCGCCAGTCCAGCCTATCTCGAGATGAACGGAACCCCGACATCCGCCGATATGTTGAAGGACCATGAGGGACTCATGCATGCGCGCGGGCACGTCGGCACGTACTGGTTACTGCGCGACGGCGCTCAGTTGCGATCCTTTCGGATTCCCGAGCGGATGCGAAGCGAATGCGTATTCCACCTCATTGAAGCGGCGAAGGCCGATCTAGGCATAGTGCAGTTGCCGGACTATCTGGTGGCAGATGCATTGCGGAACGGAGAGCTGGTGGCTTTGCTTCCGCAATGCTCGCCGCCTCCGGATCCCATCTCGCTCGTCTATCCGGTCAGTCGCAAGGCCTCGCAAAAGGTGCGGCTCCTGGTCGAGTACCTTGCCGAGCGAATGCAGGGTGCGCTGAGCCAGGACACTCGTGCTCACGTGAGCGCCGAGGCCGCCGATGGTTGCGATGCGCCGACGAAGCCGGAGAGGCAGGGCTTAAGTCCGAAGCGATAG
- a CDS encoding YcgJ family protein — translation MKKIEFTTFLLIVSIATSAQAEGKNAVRSAEPGVLCDRYICANKKGLSHVLTEKHNGMRTAMNAFADKDMDTSEFTFANGIFCDVKEKLCRKDRYYGPNGQRSAVSVEYTEFLFGKRDSSRL, via the coding sequence ATGAAGAAAATAGAGTTCACGACCTTTCTGTTGATCGTCTCCATTGCGACGTCGGCGCAAGCCGAGGGCAAGAACGCAGTGCGTTCGGCCGAGCCGGGCGTGCTTTGCGATCGCTACATATGCGCAAACAAAAAAGGGCTTTCGCATGTGCTGACCGAGAAGCATAACGGTATGAGAACGGCGATGAATGCATTCGCCGATAAGGATATGGATACATCCGAGTTCACTTTCGCTAACGGAATTTTCTGCGATGTGAAGGAAAAGCTGTGCCGCAAGGATCGCTACTACGGGCCGAACGGGCAGCGCAGCGCGGTGTCCGTGGAATACACGGAGTTCCTGTTCGGAAAGCGTGACTCGTCGAGGCTATGA